The Sporomusa termitida genome has a window encoding:
- a CDS encoding DUF378 domain-containing protein, which translates to MDRIALILVIVGALNWLLVGLFSFDLVATIFGGQQSFLSRIVYSLVGLAGIYSMSLLFRDRSRSQQ; encoded by the coding sequence ATGGATAGGATTGCCTTAATCCTTGTCATTGTCGGAGCATTGAACTGGCTGCTAGTCGGCTTATTCAGTTTTGATCTGGTAGCAACCATTTTTGGTGGACAGCAATCTTTCTTAAGCCGCATTGTGTACAGCCTTGTCGGCCTAGCCGGTATTTACTCTATGTCGCTCCTATTCCGGGACCGCAGCCGCTCTCAGCAATAA
- a CDS encoding B12-binding domain-containing radical SAM protein, translated as MKVLLATLNAKYIHSSLALQDLAAYCQTPEWDIAVREYTVNNGLLEILSDIYTCQADIVGLACYIWNIEASLALAALIKQVQPQAVIVLGGPEVSYQPEDILAGNAAVDYIVLGEGEHTLKRLLALLFNNQAVNNSTGLAYRCQGAIVAGQPQIVARLDDIPFPYIAAEMTRFNNKIIYYESSRGCPFSCQYCLSSATTGVRFLSQERVISDLGFFIKQDVRQVKFVDRTFNARKEHYFPILQFLAGQTCRTNFHFEIAADIWDQEVVEFLQHVPPGRFQFEIGIQSTNEQTLAAIKRHNNWPRIAEHVSKVRSYGNIHLHLDLIVGLPYENMAVFAKSFDEAYSLQPEMLQLGFLKLLKGSGIRRKAAAHGYIYMEHAPYEVLGNNYLDYGQIRRLKLLAEVFEQVYNSARFIYSLPWLIALAGDGAFNFYYKLACYWEQHGYQLVAHSGKTLYKYMAEFCAALYPEARQNYLELLKFDALMSENGAVRPEFLPWNQLNQAATDQWAEYKNSFWRDTIRVRRYLPDFTFTTWRELKKTFHVEVFSIDIPACLNGAEHPADRKAAVLFSYKHTKPTYQVINDDDFWT; from the coding sequence ATGAAGGTTCTGCTAGCAACATTAAATGCTAAATATATTCATTCATCACTGGCTCTGCAGGACTTAGCGGCTTATTGCCAGACTCCGGAATGGGATATTGCTGTCCGTGAATATACTGTAAATAACGGACTGCTGGAAATATTAAGTGATATCTATACTTGTCAGGCAGATATAGTTGGACTGGCCTGCTATATCTGGAATATTGAAGCCAGTCTGGCGCTGGCCGCTTTAATCAAGCAGGTGCAGCCGCAGGCCGTTATTGTGCTGGGCGGGCCGGAGGTATCCTATCAGCCTGAGGACATATTAGCCGGCAATGCTGCTGTTGACTATATCGTTTTGGGTGAAGGCGAACACACGCTTAAAAGATTACTGGCCCTGTTGTTTAACAACCAGGCAGTGAACAATAGTACCGGCTTGGCCTATCGCTGCCAGGGAGCAATTGTTGCAGGGCAGCCTCAGATAGTTGCCCGGTTAGACGATATTCCCTTTCCTTATATAGCAGCAGAAATGACACGCTTCAACAATAAAATTATCTATTATGAAAGTTCACGGGGCTGCCCATTTTCCTGCCAGTATTGTTTATCAAGCGCAACTACGGGGGTGCGCTTTTTGAGTCAGGAGCGAGTAATCAGTGATTTGGGATTTTTTATTAAACAGGATGTGCGGCAGGTTAAATTTGTTGACCGTACTTTTAATGCCCGCAAAGAACACTACTTTCCGATCCTGCAGTTCCTGGCCGGGCAAACCTGCCGGACCAATTTCCACTTTGAGATAGCGGCCGATATCTGGGATCAGGAAGTAGTGGAGTTTTTACAGCACGTTCCGCCCGGACGGTTTCAGTTTGAAATTGGTATTCAATCAACAAACGAACAGACGCTGGCTGCAATCAAGCGGCATAATAACTGGCCTAGAATTGCTGAACATGTAAGCAAGGTCCGCAGTTATGGCAATATCCATTTGCATTTGGACTTAATTGTGGGCTTACCCTATGAGAATATGGCCGTATTTGCCAAATCCTTTGACGAGGCGTATAGTCTGCAGCCTGAGATGCTGCAGCTAGGTTTTCTTAAATTGCTTAAGGGATCAGGCATCAGGCGCAAGGCCGCGGCTCATGGTTACATTTACATGGAGCATGCGCCCTATGAAGTGCTTGGCAACAACTATCTGGACTATGGACAAATCAGACGGCTCAAGCTGTTGGCAGAGGTATTTGAACAGGTTTATAACAGTGCCCGCTTTATTTATAGTTTGCCGTGGCTTATTGCTCTGGCCGGTGATGGCGCCTTTAATTTCTATTATAAATTAGCGTGTTATTGGGAACAGCATGGTTATCAGCTTGTTGCTCACAGCGGCAAAACACTTTATAAGTATATGGCCGAATTTTGTGCGGCCTTGTACCCTGAGGCCAGGCAGAACTATCTGGAGTTATTAAAATTTGATGCCCTTATGAGTGAAAACGGTGCGGTACGCCCGGAATTTTTGCCCTGGAATCAGCTGAATCAGGCGGCAACCGACCAATGGGCGGAATATAAAAACTCATTTTGGCGGGATACCATTCGGGTCCGGCGGTATTTGCCTGACTTTACATTTACTACGTGGCGGGAGCTTAAGAAGACTTTTCACGTTGAGGTGTTTAGTATAGATATACCAGCCTGCCTGAACGGGGCGGAGCATCCGGCAGACCGCAAAGCGGCGGTGCTTTTTTCTTACAAACATACTAAACCAACCTATCAGGTGATTAATGATGATGATTTCTGGACTTAG
- a CDS encoding ASCH domain-containing protein, which produces MFALNFQSPNHEKLLISRQKNCTIRPGDMRNTYPENSIVWITVGEKFKTKRKLYSAMIDRVLIKKFSDLTTHDLDHQNPEIKTKEELLNFFEKIYQKSIHSDDIVTVIYFSEIIEQ; this is translated from the coding sequence ATGTTTGCACTTAACTTTCAATCACCAAATCATGAAAAGTTATTAATCAGCCGTCAAAAAAACTGTACTATACGCCCGGGAGATATGAGAAATACTTATCCGGAAAATTCTATAGTTTGGATAACTGTGGGTGAAAAATTTAAAACAAAAAGAAAATTATATTCTGCTATGATTGACCGGGTATTAATAAAAAAATTTTCCGACCTCACCACACACGACTTAGATCATCAGAACCCTGAAATAAAAACCAAAGAAGAATTGCTGAATTTTTTTGAGAAAATTTATCAAAAATCAATTCATTCCGATGATATTGTCACTGTAATCTATTTCTCAGAAATAATTGAACAGTAG
- a CDS encoding TIGR01212 family radical SAM protein (This family includes YhcC from E. coli K-12, an uncharacterized radical SAM protein.) — MISGLRYNAYSEYLRQRYGEKVYKLPVSLPVTCPNRDGQCGHDGCVFCGEIGAGYENLPAWLTVSDQLSANKAHIAPKYKAKKFIPYFQNFSNTYLPVEQLKRHVIEACQEDIVAIALATRPDCISDRYLAMLAEVREKYGIDISIELGLQTVNYHTLAKINRGHTLAEFIDAAQRIKCWPIEVCAHLILNLPWDDMTDAIESAKIVSALRVDQVKLHALYIVKNTVMADWYQNGAITLISKEEYVTRVVAFLEHLHPDIVIQRLIGRAPAANTLFTNWQTGWWKIRDAIEEQLLTQDTWQGKKCLYLNGPAVRNMELGTI, encoded by the coding sequence ATGATTTCTGGACTTAGATATAATGCCTATTCTGAATACCTGCGCCAAAGATATGGTGAAAAAGTGTACAAACTGCCGGTCAGCCTGCCGGTGACCTGTCCCAACCGTGACGGTCAGTGCGGGCACGATGGCTGTGTGTTCTGCGGTGAGATTGGTGCCGGCTATGAAAACCTGCCGGCCTGGCTGACTGTCAGTGACCAGCTGTCCGCGAATAAAGCGCATATTGCCCCTAAATATAAAGCTAAAAAATTTATTCCTTATTTTCAAAATTTCAGCAATACCTATTTGCCTGTTGAACAGTTAAAGCGGCATGTCATCGAAGCCTGTCAGGAAGATATTGTGGCGATTGCGTTAGCTACCAGGCCGGACTGTATTAGTGACCGGTATTTGGCGATGCTGGCTGAGGTCAGGGAGAAGTACGGTATTGATATTAGCATTGAGCTGGGTCTGCAGACTGTAAATTATCATACTCTGGCCAAAATTAACCGGGGCCATACTCTGGCCGAGTTTATTGATGCGGCCCAGCGAATCAAATGCTGGCCGATAGAGGTGTGTGCCCATCTGATCCTCAACCTCCCCTGGGACGACATGACTGATGCCATTGAAAGTGCTAAAATTGTTTCCGCACTGAGGGTTGATCAGGTCAAGCTGCATGCTTTATATATTGTAAAAAACACGGTAATGGCCGACTGGTATCAAAACGGCGCAATTACGCTGATTAGTAAAGAGGAATACGTCACAAGAGTGGTTGCTTTTCTGGAACACCTTCACCCTGACATAGTGATCCAGCGTTTAATCGGGCGGGCCCCGGCAGCCAATACGCTGTTTACTAACTGGCAAACAGGCTGGTGGAAAATACGTGATGCTATTGAAGAACAATTACTTACACAGGATACCTGGCAAGGGAAAAAATGCCTTTATTTAAACGGACCGGCCGTAAGAAATATGGAACTGGGAACCATATGA